GGGCTTTCCATCGCGAACGGGATGGCGCTTGCGGCGCGGCTCGACGGCCGGGACTCCCGCTTTTGGTGCCTTTTGGGCGACGGGGAGCTGGACGAGGGGCAGTGCTGGGAGGCGGCCATGACCGCCGCCCACTACGGCCTGGACAACCTCACCGCCATCGTGGACCGCAACCGCCTGCAGATTGACGGGGACACCGAGGTGGTGATGGCGCTGGAACCCTTGTCGGACAAGTGGAAAGCTTTCGGCTTCCACGTGATTGACTGCGACGGTCACAGCTTCCCGGACCTGCGGCGGGCCTACGCCGAGGCGCGGGAAACCAAGGGCAAGCCGACCTGCATCATCGCCCACACGCACAAGGGGCGGGGGGTGTCCTTCATGACCGACCAGGCGGGATGGCACGGCCGGGCGCCGAACCAGGAAGAGCTCGTCCGGGCCGTGGGCGAGGTCTGCGGCTGCGCCCCGGAAACCCCGGATTGCTGCCTGAAGCTCGCCCGGGGAGGTGGTCGCTGATGGCCCTGGTAAAGGCGATGCATCTAGCGCCCCTGGAGGAGGCCTCGAAGGCGGAAAACTGGGAGGCCTGCAAGAAGGTTTACGGGGAGGCGCTCTTCGAGCTGGCGCGGACGCGGCCCGAGGTCGTCTGCCTCGACGCCGACCTGGCCAACTCCACCGAGGGGAAGCGCATCCGGGACGCCGAGGACGAAAAAATCTCGCGGCGCTTCTTCGACGTGGGCATCTGCGAGCAGGACCTGGTGGGCACCGGGGCGGGGCTGGCGCTCTCGGGGAAAATCCCCTACTTGAACAGCTTCGGGGTGTTTCTGTCGGGGCGGGCCTGGGACCAGATCCGGGTGAGCGTGTGCTACCCGAATCTGCCGGTGCGCTTCGGCGGCCCCTACGGCGGCATCTCCGTGGGGCCCGACGGGCCGACCCACTTCGCCATCTCCGACATCGCCCTCCTGCGGAGCCTGCCGAACATGACGCTGGTCTCGACGGCGGACGCGGCGCAGGTGGGGCCCATCATGCGCGCCACCGTGGACCACCCCGGGCCGGTTTACATCCGCATGGGACGGGTGCCGCTCCCCGTGGTGACCACCGACCGCACCCCCTTCGAGGTCGGCAAATGCCACGTCTACCGCGAGGGCTCGGACCTGGCCCTCTTCGCCACCGGGCACATGGTGTACGAGTCCCTGGTGGCCGCCGAGAGGCTGGCCGAGCTCGGGGCCGAGGTCGCCGTCGTCAACGTCTCCACCCTCAAGCCGCTGGACACCGAAACGGTGGTGGCGCTCGCACACGCTTGCGGACGGGTGGCGACGGTGGAGGAGCACAACGTCCTCGGGGGCCTGGGCGGCGCGGTGGCCGAGGTCCTCGCGCGGCACCGCCCCACGCCCATGCTCTTCATCGGCGTCCAAGACGTGTTCGCCGAGTCGGGGGAGGCGCTGGACCTTTTGGCCAAGTACGGGCTGAACGCGGACGGTATTTTCGACCGCCTGGCGGGATTCCTGAAGTTGACGTAACGCCCGTCCCCTCCCCCCTTTGGGGGGAAGCGCGCTTACGGGTCAGGGAGGGGGGTGAAGCGTCCCCTTCTCCCTGTGGGGGAAGCGCGCTTACGGGCTAGGGTGAGGGCTACCTTAAAAAAAGGGGTGGGTTTAGAGACCCGCCCCTACGTCATCGCAAATACAAGGGTCGGGGTGAGGGCTGCAGCGGTCCCCTCTCCCTCCTAGGGAGAGGGCTAGGGTGAGGGTCGAGGTCGGGAACGTGGAACGTGCGGCAGCCCGTGGAAGGGCCGCCCTACGTCATCACAAAAAGGGCGACCGCAGAGGGTCGCCCCTACGTCATCGCAAGCTGCAAGGCGCTGGTCGGGATGAGAGATGCCCCTAAAAAAACGGCGGGGATAGAATCCCCGCCCTACGCCATCGCAACCATTGAAGCGGCGGGGACTAAAGTCCCCGCCCTACATTAACTCACAACCGCCCCCCCCCGACCGGCCCCTTAGTCGTGTAAGTAGTTCACGATGGCCTTGCGCTCGTCGGTGCCCGGCTCGGGCTCGGCGGCCAGAAGACGCGCCTTGCCCTCGGCGTCCATGGCGCACTCCAGCGTCCCCTGGATGTTCTTGTAGCAGTAGTGCCGCCCCAGGGGCTGGTCATCCTTGCCGACCTCGGAGCAGTAGAACAGGGCCGGGTCGAGGCCGAGGTCGTCCACCAGTTCCCGGGCGTTGGGGTGGGTGTCGGAGTAGTGGAGCATGCCCTCGACGATGTCGCCGAAGGAGTCGGTGATTTTCAGGTCGCCCTCGGTGCCGAAGCCGCGCTCGACCCTGGTCTTACCCTTGAGCGTGAGCCAGAGGACGACGGCCTGCTCGATGTTGCGCTGGTTCTCCTTGCAAACGGAGGTCTTCGTCCCGGTCTCGTAG
The nucleotide sequence above comes from bacterium. Encoded proteins:
- a CDS encoding thiamine pyrophosphate-dependent enzyme; translated protein: GLSIANGMALAARLDGRDSRFWCLLGDGELDEGQCWEAAMTAAHYGLDNLTAIVDRNRLQIDGDTEVVMALEPLSDKWKAFGFHVIDCDGHSFPDLRRAYAEARETKGKPTCIIAHTHKGRGVSFMTDQAGWHGRAPNQEELVRAVGEVCGCAPETPDCCLKLARGGGR
- a CDS encoding transketolase family protein — encoded protein: MALVKAMHLAPLEEASKAENWEACKKVYGEALFELARTRPEVVCLDADLANSTEGKRIRDAEDEKISRRFFDVGICEQDLVGTGAGLALSGKIPYLNSFGVFLSGRAWDQIRVSVCYPNLPVRFGGPYGGISVGPDGPTHFAISDIALLRSLPNMTLVSTADAAQVGPIMRATVDHPGPVYIRMGRVPLPVVTTDRTPFEVGKCHVYREGSDLALFATGHMVYESLVAAERLAELGAEVAVVNVSTLKPLDTETVVALAHACGRVATVEEHNVLGGLGGAVAEVLARHRPTPMLFIGVQDVFAESGEALDLLAKYGLNADGIFDRLAGFLKLT